From the genome of Streptococcus lutetiensis, one region includes:
- the frr gene encoding ribosome recycling factor gives MANAIIEKAKERFEQSHSSLAREFASIRAGRANASLLDRIQVEYYGAMTPLNQLASITVPEARVLLISPFDKSSLKDIEHAINASDLGINPANDGSVIRLVIPALTEETRKALAKDVKKVGENAKVAIRNIRRDAMDEAKKQEKAKEITEDELKVLEKDIQKATDEAVKHIDTMTANKEKELLEV, from the coding sequence ATGGCTAATGCTATTATCGAAAAAGCTAAAGAACGCTTTGAACAATCACACAGCTCATTAGCACGTGAATTTGCTTCAATTCGTGCTGGTCGTGCAAATGCATCTCTTTTGGACCGTATCCAAGTTGAATACTACGGTGCAATGACACCACTTAACCAATTGGCTTCTATCACAGTTCCAGAAGCACGTGTTCTTTTGATTTCTCCATTTGATAAATCATCATTGAAAGATATCGAACACGCAATCAATGCTTCAGACCTTGGTATTAACCCTGCTAATGACGGTTCAGTAATCCGCTTGGTTATTCCTGCCCTTACAGAAGAAACTCGTAAAGCACTTGCTAAAGACGTTAAAAAAGTCGGTGAAAATGCTAAAGTTGCTATCCGTAACATTCGTCGTGATGCTATGGACGAAGCTAAAAAACAAGAAAAAGCTAAAGAAATCACTGAAGACGAATTGAAAGTTCTTGAAAAAGACATTCAAAAAGCAACAGATGAAGCTGTTAAACATATTGACACTATGACAGCAAACAAAGAAAAAGAATTGCTTGAAGTCTAA
- the pyrH gene encoding UMP kinase yields the protein MEPKYKRILIKLSGEALAGEKGVGIDIETVKTIAKEIAEVHSSGVEIALVIGGGNLWRGEPAAAAGMDRVQADYTGMLGTVMNALVMADSLQQNSVDTRVQTSIPMQNVAEPYIRGRALRHLEKNRIVIFAAGIGSPYFSTDTTAALRAAEIDAEAILMAKNGVDGVYNADPKKDANAVKFDELTHGEVIKRGLKIMDATASTLSMDNDIDLVVFNMNQAGNIKRVVFGEAIGTTVSNKAEHHD from the coding sequence GTGGAACCTAAGTATAAACGTATTTTAATTAAATTATCTGGTGAAGCGTTAGCTGGTGAAAAAGGTGTCGGAATCGACATTGAAACTGTTAAAACTATCGCAAAAGAAATTGCTGAAGTACATAGTTCAGGTGTAGAAATTGCTTTGGTTATTGGTGGTGGAAACCTTTGGCGTGGTGAACCAGCTGCTGCAGCTGGTATGGACCGTGTTCAAGCTGACTACACAGGTATGCTTGGAACAGTTATGAACGCTCTTGTTATGGCTGATAGCCTTCAACAAAATAGTGTTGATACACGTGTTCAAACATCAATCCCAATGCAAAACGTTGCTGAACCATACATCCGTGGTCGTGCGCTTCGTCACCTTGAAAAAAATCGCATCGTGATTTTTGCTGCTGGTATCGGCTCACCTTACTTCTCAACTGATACAACAGCTGCTCTTCGTGCCGCTGAAATCGACGCTGAAGCTATCTTGATGGCTAAAAATGGTGTTGACGGTGTTTATAACGCCGATCCTAAGAAAGATGCTAATGCTGTCAAATTTGATGAATTGACACACGGTGAAGTGATTAAACGTGGTCTTAAAATCATGGACGCAACTGCATCAACACTTTCAATGGACAACGATATTGACTTGGTTGTCTTTAACATGAACCAAGCTGGTAATATTAAACGTGTTGTCTTTGGTGAAGCTATCGGTACAACCGTTTCAAATAAAGCTGAACACCACGACTAA
- the rplA gene encoding 50S ribosomal protein L1, with protein MAKKSKQMRAALEKIDSTKAYSVEEAVALAKETNFAKFDASVEVAYKLNIDVRKADQQIRGAMVLPNGTGKTQRVLVFARGAKAEEAKAAGADFVGEDDLVAKINDGWLDFDVVIATPDMMAIVGRLGRVLGPRNLMPNPKTGTVTMDVAKAVEESKGGKITYRADKAGNVQAIIGKVSFDADKLVENFKAIHEVMVKSKPATAKGTYMTNLSITTTQGVGIKVDPSSF; from the coding sequence ATGGCTAAAAAAAGCAAACAAATGCGTGCTGCACTTGAAAAAATCGACAGCACTAAAGCTTACAGCGTAGAAGAAGCTGTAGCTCTTGCAAAAGAAACTAACTTCGCAAAATTTGATGCATCTGTAGAAGTTGCATACAAACTTAACATTGACGTTCGTAAAGCAGACCAACAAATCCGTGGTGCAATGGTATTGCCAAACGGTACTGGTAAAACACAACGTGTTCTTGTATTCGCACGTGGTGCTAAAGCTGAAGAAGCTAAAGCTGCTGGTGCAGACTTCGTTGGTGAAGACGATCTTGTTGCTAAAATCAACGACGGTTGGCTTGACTTTGACGTAGTTATCGCTACACCAGACATGATGGCTATCGTTGGACGTCTTGGACGTGTCCTTGGACCTCGTAACCTTATGCCAAACCCTAAAACTGGTACAGTAACTATGGACGTTGCTAAAGCAGTTGAAGAATCTAAAGGTGGTAAAATCACTTACCGTGCTGACAAAGCAGGTAACGTACAAGCTATCATCGGTAAAGTATCATTCGACGCAGACAAATTGGTTGAAAACTTCAAAGCTATCCACGAAGTTATGGTTAAATCTAAACCAGCCACTGCTAAAGGTACTTACATGACTAACTTGTCAATCACTACTACACAAGGTGTAGGTATCAAAGTAGATCCAAGCTCATTTTAA
- the rplK gene encoding 50S ribosomal protein L11, giving the protein MAKKVEKVVKLQIPAGKATPAPPVGPALGQAGINIMGFTKEFNARTADQAGMIIPVVISVYEDKSFDFVTKTPPASVLLKKAAGVEKGSGTPNTTKVATVTRAQVQEIAETKMPDLNAANVESAMRMIEGTARSMGFTVVD; this is encoded by the coding sequence ATGGCTAAAAAAGTCGAAAAAGTTGTTAAACTTCAAATTCCTGCTGGTAAAGCTACACCAGCTCCACCGGTTGGACCAGCTCTTGGTCAAGCAGGTATCAACATCATGGGATTCACTAAAGAATTTAACGCTCGTACAGCTGATCAAGCTGGTATGATCATCCCAGTTGTTATCTCAGTATATGAAGACAAATCATTTGATTTCGTAACTAAAACACCACCAGCTTCAGTTCTTTTGAAAAAAGCTGCAGGTGTTGAAAAAGGTTCAGGAACACCTAACACAACTAAAGTTGCAACAGTTACTCGTGCACAAGTACAAGAAATTGCTGAAACTAAAATGCCAGACTTAAACGCTGCAAATGTTGAATCTGCAATGCGTATGATTGAAGGTACTGCTCGTTCTATGGGATTCACTGTTGTTGATTAA
- a CDS encoding DUF3397 domain-containing protein — protein MMMYKIFSFSFIFLTPIFAYILVKFFNLNRFGILFTDLAFPLFAFEIALVVSKFLDSSVFFYYLICLSLLALTLTAFFLKRNHSFSYRRFGKFFWRSGFIVTFIFYIIVLILVFTLA, from the coding sequence ATGATGATGTACAAAATATTTTCCTTTTCTTTTATCTTTTTAACACCTATTTTTGCCTATATTCTTGTTAAATTTTTCAATTTAAATCGTTTTGGGATTCTCTTTACTGACCTTGCTTTCCCGCTTTTTGCTTTTGAAATTGCTCTTGTAGTCAGTAAATTTTTAGATAGTAGTGTTTTCTTTTACTATTTAATCTGTTTATCTTTGCTGGCACTTACCTTAACCGCATTTTTCTTAAAGAGAAATCACTCATTTTCTTACCGTCGTTTTGGTAAATTTTTCTGGCGTTCAGGTTTTATCGTCACATTTATTTTTTACATTATTGTTTTAATTTTAGTTTTTACACTTGCATAA
- a CDS encoding DNA translocase FtsK, with protein MAKSKSRRKGRKTRRPTKTEIKRQKALERFILAIVTAVIFFFAMARLGIFGITVYNLVRLAVGSLAYVLMVAVLLYFLGFKWFHKNTGLVGGFVVTMIGLLLEWHAYLFSLSAFRGKEIFSTTANLIFSDLVKFKVTKFVGGGMLGAVLYKPVAFLFSNVGTFLIGGLFIILGLFLMSPWEVYDLIDFFKEKSQEWSAKHEIRKQKRFVKREEKRALAEQKRQEKAQKAEEERLAQLTVDQETGEILDDPDDNEVSLFDNIPDETPAVEPEILAYEHVLEGLKEASSEENLEPEVTPAEQEMTNQEDDGEPLEVDFTAKANLLYKLPTIDLFAPDKPKNQSKEKNIVRRNIKVLEDTFNSFGIDVKVERAEIGPSVTKYEVKPAVGVRVNRISNLADDLALALAAKDVRIEAPIPGKSLVGIEVPNSEIATVTFRELWEQADTDPNKLLEVPLGKAVNGTARTFDLARMPHLLVAGSTGSGKSVAVNGIIASILMKARPEQVKFMMIDPKMVELSVYNDIPHLLIPVVTNPRKAARALQKVVDEMENRYELFSHFGVRNIAGYNAKVEEFNAQSEQKQIPLPLIVVIVDELADLMMVASKEIEDAIIRLGQKARAAGIHMILATQRPSVDVISGLIKANVPSRVAFAVSSGTDSRTILDENGAEKLLGRGDMLFKPIDENHPVRLQGSFISDDDVERIVGFIKNQAEADYDDSFDPGEVSESDLKSGGSDGSQEGDPLFEDAKALVLETQKASASMLQRRLSVGFNRATRLMDELEAAGVIGPAEGTKPRKVLMTKPTPEA; from the coding sequence ATGGCAAAATCAAAAAGTAGAAGAAAAGGTCGTAAAACACGGCGGCCGACAAAAACAGAAATAAAAAGACAAAAGGCACTGGAACGCTTTATTTTAGCCATTGTGACAGCGGTTATTTTTTTCTTTGCGATGGCTCGCTTGGGAATCTTTGGGATAACAGTTTACAATCTTGTGAGATTAGCAGTGGGAAGTTTGGCTTACGTGTTGATGGTTGCAGTCCTACTCTATTTTCTTGGATTTAAGTGGTTTCATAAGAATACTGGTTTAGTTGGCGGTTTTGTGGTGACTATGATTGGCCTCTTGTTAGAATGGCATGCTTACCTTTTTTCACTATCAGCCTTTCGTGGTAAGGAAATATTCTCCACAACAGCTAACTTGATTTTTAGCGATTTGGTCAAGTTCAAAGTCACTAAATTTGTTGGTGGCGGTATGCTTGGTGCTGTTCTTTACAAGCCAGTAGCTTTTCTTTTTTCAAATGTTGGCACATTCTTGATTGGGGGACTTTTCATCATTCTTGGACTCTTTTTGATGAGTCCGTGGGAAGTTTATGATTTGATTGATTTCTTCAAAGAAAAATCACAAGAGTGGTCTGCTAAACATGAAATCAGAAAGCAAAAACGTTTTGTCAAACGTGAGGAAAAACGTGCACTTGCTGAACAAAAACGTCAAGAAAAAGCTCAAAAAGCTGAAGAAGAACGTTTGGCTCAGTTGACGGTTGATCAAGAGACTGGTGAGATTTTAGATGATCCAGATGACAATGAAGTATCGTTGTTTGACAATATCCCAGATGAAACTCCTGCAGTTGAACCTGAAATTTTGGCTTATGAGCATGTGCTAGAAGGTTTGAAAGAAGCATCTTCTGAAGAAAATCTTGAACCAGAAGTGACACCGGCTGAGCAAGAAATGACTAATCAAGAAGATGATGGGGAACCACTAGAAGTTGATTTTACAGCGAAAGCCAATCTTCTTTATAAGCTTCCAACCATTGATTTATTTGCACCTGATAAGCCGAAGAATCAGTCAAAAGAAAAAAATATCGTTCGTAGAAATATCAAAGTCTTGGAGGATACCTTTAATAGTTTTGGTATTGATGTCAAGGTTGAACGAGCTGAAATCGGTCCGTCAGTTACAAAATACGAAGTCAAGCCAGCCGTTGGTGTGCGTGTTAACCGCATTTCAAACTTGGCTGATGATTTAGCGCTAGCCCTTGCGGCAAAAGACGTTCGTATTGAAGCACCGATTCCAGGTAAATCTTTAGTAGGTATTGAAGTACCAAACTCAGAGATTGCCACAGTTACTTTCCGTGAGCTTTGGGAACAAGCAGACACAGATCCCAACAAACTTCTTGAAGTTCCGCTTGGTAAGGCTGTTAACGGAACAGCCCGCACCTTTGACCTTGCACGTATGCCACACTTGCTTGTGGCAGGGTCTACGGGTTCAGGTAAATCAGTTGCCGTCAACGGTATTATTGCAAGTATTTTGATGAAAGCTCGTCCAGAGCAAGTCAAATTCATGATGATTGACCCTAAAATGGTTGAGTTATCTGTTTATAATGACATTCCACACCTATTGATTCCAGTAGTGACAAATCCACGAAAAGCAGCGCGTGCGCTTCAAAAAGTGGTTGATGAAATGGAAAATCGTTACGAACTCTTTAGCCATTTTGGAGTGCGAAATATTGCAGGCTATAATGCTAAGGTTGAAGAATTTAACGCACAGTCAGAGCAAAAACAAATTCCATTGCCACTTATTGTGGTTATCGTAGATGAGCTTGCTGATTTGATGATGGTTGCCAGTAAAGAAATAGAAGATGCTATTATCCGTTTGGGACAAAAAGCGCGTGCGGCTGGTATTCATATGATTCTTGCCACACAACGCCCATCAGTTGATGTCATCAGTGGATTGATTAAGGCAAACGTGCCGTCGCGTGTCGCTTTTGCCGTATCATCTGGGACAGATAGTCGTACTATTCTGGATGAAAATGGTGCTGAAAAACTTCTTGGTCGAGGAGATATGCTCTTTAAACCAATTGATGAAAACCACCCAGTCCGCTTGCAAGGTTCATTTATTTCAGACGATGATGTCGAACGTATTGTTGGCTTTATTAAAAATCAAGCGGAAGCTGATTATGATGATAGCTTTGATCCAGGAGAAGTTTCTGAATCTGATTTGAAATCAGGTGGAAGCGATGGCTCACAAGAAGGTGACCCACTCTTTGAAGATGCTAAAGCTTTGGTTCTTGAAACTCAAAAAGCCAGTGCTTCAATGCTTCAACGTCGTTTGTCAGTCGGATTTAATCGTGCCACTCGCTTGATGGATGAATTAGAAGCAGCAGGAGTCATCGGACCAGCAGAAGGAACAAAACCTCGTAAAGTCTTAATGACCAAGCCAACTCCAGAAGCATAA
- a CDS encoding peptidylprolyl isomerase, with translation MKKLLSLGLTVVCLATLSGCENMTRAIRGNDYVDAKTAASSSAAQDSASASSSKAYQKEVKKALQADASAFPQLSTEVAQNEAEVIMHTSKGDITIKLFPKYAPLTVENFLTHAKKGYYDGLLFHRVISDFMIQSGDPKGNGTGGESIWKGKDKKIDSGNGFANEISPYLYNIRGALAMANAGANTNGSQFFINQNPADQSSQLSSDSYPKAIIDAYTEGGNPSLDKNYTVFGQVIDGMDIVDAISKVDTDSNDKPTSDITITKIDIIKDYKFK, from the coding sequence ATGAAAAAACTATTGTCACTTGGTCTAACTGTCGTCTGCTTGGCTACTTTATCTGGTTGTGAAAACATGACCCGAGCCATTCGTGGAAATGATTATGTCGATGCTAAGACAGCAGCAAGTTCTTCTGCCGCGCAAGACAGTGCCAGCGCATCATCATCAAAAGCATACCAAAAAGAAGTTAAAAAAGCTCTTCAAGCAGATGCATCTGCTTTTCCTCAATTATCAACAGAGGTTGCTCAAAATGAAGCTGAAGTCATCATGCATACCTCTAAAGGTGACATTACCATTAAACTCTTTCCAAAATATGCACCACTTACCGTGGAAAATTTCCTAACTCATGCTAAGAAAGGCTACTACGACGGTCTTCTATTTCACCGCGTAATTTCTGATTTTATGATTCAGTCTGGTGACCCTAAAGGAAACGGCACAGGAGGAGAATCTATCTGGAAAGGCAAAGACAAGAAAATCGATTCTGGTAATGGTTTTGCTAACGAAATCTCACCTTACCTCTATAACATCCGAGGAGCTCTTGCTATGGCAAACGCTGGTGCTAATACCAATGGTAGCCAATTTTTCATCAACCAAAATCCAGCTGACCAATCTAGTCAGCTCTCAAGCGACAGCTATCCAAAAGCAATCATTGATGCTTATACTGAAGGTGGTAACCCAAGCTTAGATAAAAACTATACTGTATTTGGACAAGTTATCGATGGTATGGATATTGTTGATGCTATCTCTAAAGTAGATACTGATAGCAACGACAAACCAACTAGCGATATCACCATTACTAAGATTGACATTATCAAAGATTACAAATTTAAATAA
- a CDS encoding metal-dependent transcriptional regulator: MTPNKEDYLKCIHELGETKTKITNKRIAALMQVSAPAVTEMVKKMIAEGLIVKDKKVGYYLTKKGLLLVSQLYRKHRLIEVFLANQLHYNADEIHQEAEVLEHTVSTIFIDRLEEKLNYPEFCPHGGTIPKKGELLIEVHNQTLSQIEELGTYQICRTHDEARLLNYLEEHGLAINDTVDLVKVEDFAKTHTLAYQSRQLVIPERIAEQIYVQKID, from the coding sequence ATGACACCAAATAAAGAAGATTATCTAAAATGTATCCATGAACTAGGAGAAACTAAAACTAAGATAACCAATAAACGAATTGCTGCCTTAATGCAAGTTTCAGCACCAGCTGTAACTGAAATGGTCAAAAAAATGATTGCTGAAGGGCTCATCGTTAAAGATAAAAAGGTTGGCTACTACCTGACCAAAAAAGGCTTATTATTAGTCTCACAACTCTATCGTAAACACCGCCTCATCGAAGTCTTTTTGGCTAATCAACTTCATTACAATGCCGATGAAATCCACCAAGAAGCTGAAGTCCTTGAACACACGGTCTCAACAATCTTCATCGACCGTCTAGAAGAAAAACTCAATTATCCTGAATTTTGCCCTCATGGTGGAACAATTCCTAAAAAAGGCGAGCTCTTGATTGAAGTTCACAACCAGACGCTCAGTCAAATTGAGGAATTAGGCACTTACCAAATATGTCGTACGCACGACGAAGCTCGTTTGTTAAACTACCTTGAAGAGCACGGCTTAGCAATTAACGATACCGTTGACTTGGTTAAAGTCGAGGACTTCGCTAAAACACATACTCTTGCCTATCAATCACGACAGCTCGTCATTCCTGAACGAATCGCTGAACAAATTTATGTGCAAAAGATTGACTAA
- a CDS encoding 5'-methylthioadenosine/adenosylhomocysteine nucleosidase, giving the protein MKIGIIAAMEEELKLLVENLDNKTEHDVLGNTYYEGKLGNHQVVLVQSGIGKVMSAMSVAILSDHFGVDVVINTGSAGAVAPGLKIGDVVVADKLVYHDVDVTAFGYDYGQMAAQPLYFESDQNFVKTFEQVLTEANIDSKIGLIATGDSFIAGQDKIDAIKARFPEVQAVEMEGAAIAQAAHNLHKPFIVVRAMSDTAAHDANITFDEFILEAGKQSAKILMTFLEKLA; this is encoded by the coding sequence ATGAAAATTGGAATTATTGCCGCAATGGAAGAAGAACTAAAACTTCTTGTTGAAAATCTTGATAACAAAACAGAACACGATGTTTTAGGAAACACTTACTACGAAGGTAAGCTAGGCAACCATCAAGTTGTTCTTGTTCAATCAGGTATTGGTAAAGTGATGTCAGCTATGTCAGTTGCTATTCTTTCTGATCATTTTGGTGTTGATGTTGTGATTAATACAGGTTCAGCAGGTGCAGTAGCTCCTGGTTTGAAGATTGGTGACGTTGTTGTTGCAGACAAATTAGTCTACCACGACGTTGATGTGACAGCTTTTGGTTATGATTACGGTCAAATGGCTGCGCAACCACTTTATTTTGAATCAGACCAAAACTTTGTTAAAACATTTGAACAAGTGTTAACGGAAGCTAACATCGATAGCAAAATTGGCTTGATTGCGACTGGTGATTCATTTATTGCTGGGCAAGATAAAATCGATGCGATTAAAGCACGCTTCCCAGAAGTTCAAGCTGTTGAAATGGAAGGAGCTGCGATTGCGCAAGCTGCTCACAATTTGCACAAACCATTCATCGTTGTTCGTGCTATGTCAGATACAGCTGCGCATGATGCCAACATTACATTTGATGAATTCATCTTGGAAGCTGGTAAACAATCAGCAAAAATTTTGATGACATTCCTTGAAAAATTAGCTTAA
- the macP gene encoding cell wall synthase accessory phosphoprotein MacP: MGRSLLTDEIIERANRGEIFYDDNYLEDEETKVIRTDQYDTLTSYDPYEEYEDSRGVLDKWKERKKDDQHVYKSRRIENAKRSKFQRKLNLIMFVVVILLIALFFAVFNL, encoded by the coding sequence ATGGGTAGATCACTTTTAACAGACGAGATAATCGAACGTGCTAACCGTGGTGAAATCTTTTATGACGATAATTATTTAGAAGATGAAGAAACGAAGGTTATCCGAACTGACCAATATGATACCTTGACTAGTTACGATCCTTATGAGGAATATGAAGACTCTCGAGGTGTTTTGGACAAATGGAAAGAACGCAAAAAAGACGATCAGCATGTTTACAAAAGTCGTCGAATTGAAAATGCGAAACGCAGTAAATTTCAGCGAAAACTTAACTTGATTATGTTTGTAGTTGTTATTTTATTGATTGCACTCTTTTTCGCAGTATTTAATCTATAA
- a CDS encoding NUDIX hydrolase, with the protein MDFEEKTLKRTEIFDGHVIKVVVDDVELPNNLGQAKRELIFHRGAVAILAVTDDNKIILVKQYRKAIEKVSYEIPAGKLEIGENSSEKDAAARELEEETGYSGDLKQIHEFYTAIGFCNEKIKLYQATHLQKVPNPRPQDDDEVLEILELSYQECMDLVKSGAIEDAKTIIALQYYALHFGG; encoded by the coding sequence ATGGATTTTGAAGAAAAGACGCTCAAGCGAACAGAGATTTTTGATGGGCATGTGATTAAAGTTGTTGTCGATGATGTTGAATTACCAAATAATCTAGGACAAGCCAAACGTGAATTGATTTTTCACCGTGGAGCTGTAGCTATTTTAGCTGTAACAGATGACAATAAAATTATTTTAGTCAAACAATATCGTAAGGCTATTGAAAAAGTTTCTTATGAAATCCCTGCTGGTAAGCTCGAAATTGGTGAAAACAGCTCTGAGAAAGATGCCGCTGCGCGTGAATTAGAAGAGGAAACAGGATATTCTGGCGATTTAAAACAAATTCATGAGTTTTACACTGCCATTGGTTTTTGCAATGAAAAAATTAAGCTTTACCAAGCAACTCATTTGCAAAAAGTACCAAATCCACGACCACAAGATGATGATGAAGTTTTAGAAATTCTTGAATTAAGCTATCAAGAATGCATGGATTTGGTCAAATCTGGAGCAATCGAAGATGCTAAAACAATCATAGCCCTTCAATATTATGCTCTGCATTTTGGAGGATAA
- the glmU gene encoding bifunctional UDP-N-acetylglucosamine diphosphorylase/glucosamine-1-phosphate N-acetyltransferase GlmU: MSNYAIILAAGKGTRMKSDLPKVLHKVSGITMLEHVFRAVSALNPEKNVTVIGHKAEMVREVLAGKSEFVMQTEQLGTGHAVMMAEDELAGLEGQTLVIAGDTPLITGESLKELIEFHVSHKNVATILTATAENPFGYGRIIRNENGEVLKIVEQKDASEFERQVKEINTGTYVFDNKRLFEALKNINTNNAQGEYYLTDVISIFRNAGKKVGAYVLHDFDESLGVNDRVALSTAEDIMRCRINKKHMVNGVTFQNPAATYIDVDVEVAPDVMIEANVTLKGNTKVGAGSVLTNGTYLVDSTIGENVVITNSMIEKSVVKDSVTIGPFAHVRPDSTLEEMVHVGNFVEVKSSTVGKGTKAGHLTYIGNTTTGHDVNFGAGTIIANYDGQHKFNTIIGNNVFVGSNSTIISPVTLGDNALTAAGSTIYQDVEKDALAIGRGRQVNKAGYALNKPHHPNNKKK, from the coding sequence ATGTCAAATTACGCAATTATTTTAGCAGCTGGTAAAGGAACACGTATGAAATCTGATCTTCCTAAGGTCCTTCATAAAGTTTCTGGCATTACCATGTTAGAACACGTTTTCCGTGCCGTATCAGCTTTGAATCCAGAAAAAAATGTGACTGTTATTGGTCATAAAGCCGAAATGGTTCGTGAAGTTTTAGCTGGCAAATCAGAATTTGTCATGCAAACTGAACAACTTGGAACTGGTCATGCTGTCATGATGGCAGAAGATGAGTTGGCTGGTCTTGAAGGACAAACACTTGTTATTGCAGGTGACACACCACTTATCACTGGTGAAAGCTTGAAAGAATTGATTGAGTTTCACGTTAGCCACAAAAACGTTGCAACTATTTTAACAGCGACTGCTGAAAATCCATTCGGTTATGGACGTATCATCCGTAATGAAAATGGTGAAGTGCTTAAAATCGTTGAACAAAAAGACGCTTCTGAGTTTGAACGCCAGGTTAAAGAAATCAATACAGGAACTTACGTTTTTGATAACAAACGTTTGTTTGAAGCTCTTAAAAACATCAACACAAACAACGCTCAAGGTGAGTACTACTTGACAGATGTTATCTCAATTTTCCGTAACGCTGGTAAAAAAGTTGGTGCTTATGTTCTTCATGATTTTGATGAAAGCCTTGGCGTTAATGACCGCGTGGCACTTTCTACTGCAGAAGACATCATGCGTTGTCGCATTAATAAAAAACACATGGTTAACGGTGTTACTTTCCAAAATCCAGCAGCAACTTACATCGATGTTGACGTTGAAGTTGCTCCTGATGTGATGATTGAAGCCAATGTTACCCTTAAAGGAAATACAAAAGTTGGTGCAGGTTCTGTTTTGACAAATGGAACATACCTTGTTGATTCAACAATCGGTGAAAATGTGGTTATCACAAACTCTATGATTGAAAAATCTGTCGTTAAAGATAGTGTTACCATTGGTCCATTTGCTCACGTGCGTCCTGATTCAACACTTGAAGAAATGGTTCACGTTGGTAACTTCGTTGAAGTGAAATCATCAACTGTTGGTAAGGGTACAAAAGCAGGTCACTTGACTTACATTGGAAATACAACGACTGGACACGATGTTAACTTCGGAGCTGGTACAATTATTGCTAACTACGATGGACAACATAAATTTAACACAATTATCGGAAACAATGTCTTTGTTGGAAGTAACTCAACAATTATTTCTCCAGTGACATTGGGTGATAATGCCCTCACAGCAGCTGGCTCAACAATTTATCAAGATGTTGAAAAAGATGCGCTTGCTATTGGACGTGGACGTCAAGTTAACAAAGCAGGCTATGCTTTAAACAAACCACACCATCCAAACAACAAGAAAAAATAA